Proteins encoded in a region of the Benincasa hispida cultivar B227 chromosome 2, ASM972705v1, whole genome shotgun sequence genome:
- the LOC120072162 gene encoding uncharacterized protein LOC120072162, translating to MRIAQSRQKSYADNRRKELEFKVGDHVFLKVAPMKGIMRFGRKGKLSPRFIGPFEILERNSQVAYRLALPPTLSTIHNVFHVSMLRKYVFDPSHVVNYEPPQISENLEYEETPVCILAREKKSLRNREISLVKALWRNQQVEEATWEREEEMKDKYPYLFKNQETFED from the coding sequence ATGCGAATAGCTCAAAGCAGACAGAAGAGTTATGCTGACAACCGTCGAAAAGAGTTGGAATTCAAAGTAGGAGATCACGTATTTCTAAAGGTCGCACCAATGAAGGGCATTATGCGTTTTGGACGAAAAGGAAAACTTAGCCCCCGCTTTATTGGaccctttgaaatattagaacgtAATAGCCAAGTAGCTTATCGATTAGCATTACCACCTACCctttctacaatacataatgtctttcatgtatcgatgcttcgaaaatacgtgtttgacccatcacatgtagtaaattatgaacctccacaaataagtgaaaacttggaatatgaGGAGACTCCGGTTTGCATCCTAGCAAGAGAGAAGAAGTCGCTTCGTAACCGGGAAATAAGTTTAGTAAAGGCTCTCTGGAGAAATCAGCAAGTggaagaagctacatgggaacgagaagaagagatgaaagacAAATACCCTTATCTTTTtaagaaccaagaaacttttgaggac